A genome region from Arachis duranensis cultivar V14167 chromosome 8, aradu.V14167.gnm2.J7QH, whole genome shotgun sequence includes the following:
- the LOC127741198 gene encoding nucleosome assembly protein 1;3-like, translating to MQRFEIVNGVTEVEGIAEEKTTSAEEDEEKGVPAFWLNAMKNNEVLTEKISERDEGALKFLKDIKWSRIDNPNGFKLEFYFDTNPYFTNTVLTKIYHMIDEDEPILEKDKGGGLAFLKGDLFERAVIDGKTSQTPLVYINEDREYVIFDPYDKEGHKLGIIRQDVALEEPELTRTRRRGIAVKEGLDSGPKEWELRLF from the exons ATGCAGCGCTTTGAGATAGTTAATGGTGTCACTGAAGTTGAAGGAATAGCAGAGGAGAAAACTACAAGTGCTGAAGAGGATGAAG AAAAAGGAGTACCTGCTTTTTGGCTCAATGCAATGAAAAACAATGAAGTGTTAACTGAAAAG ATTTCAGAGCGTGATGAAGGTGCTCTCAAGTTTCTCAAAGATATCAAGTGGAGCAGGATAGACAACCCAAACGGATTCAAGCTTGAGTTTTATTTCGATACTAATCCTTATTTCACAAACACtgttttgacaaaaatatatcACATGATTGATGAGGATGAGCCAATATTGGAAAAA GATAAGGGAGGGGGACTTGCATTTTTGAAAGGTGATCTGTTTGAACGAGCAGTTATTGATGGAAAAACATCGCAGACACCGCTTGTATATATAAACGAAGATCGTGAATATGTCATCTTCGATCCGTACGACAAAGAAGGTCACAAACTCGGCATAATTAGGCAGGATGTTGCACTTGAAGAACCTGAACTTACAAGaactagaagaagaggaatTGCCGTAAAAGAAGGCCTTGATTCTGGACCAAAAGAATGGGAATTGAGGCTCTTCTAG